One Streptomyces dangxiongensis genomic window, CGGCTTGACCGCGTTCTTGCCGGTCTTCGGGGTGCCCTCGGGGAGGACCTCCGTGACGTACGGGCCGTAGCGGCCGTCCTTGGCGACGATCGTGTGGCCGGTGGCCGGGTCGGTGCCCAGTTCGAAGTCGCCGCTGGGCTTGGCCAGCAGTTCCTCGGCCAGTTCGACGGTCAGCTCGTCCGGCGCCAGGTCGTCCTGGATGTCGGCGCGCTGGTGCTGCTCGGTGTCCTTCTCGCCGCGCTCGATGTAGGGGCCGTAGCGGCCGACGCGGAGCACGATGTCGTTGCCCACCGGGAACGACGACACCTCGCGGGCGTCGATCGCGCCCAGGTCGGTCACCAGTTCCTTGAGGCCGCCGAGGTGGTCGCCGTCGCCGTTGCCGGCGTCCGCGGCGACGGCCGTGACGTTGCCCTCGCCGAAGTAGAAGCGCTTGAGCCACGGCACGGCCTGGGCCTCGCCGCGCGCGATGCGGTCGAGGTCGTCCTCCATCCTGGCGGTGAAGTCGTAGTCGACGAGGCGGCCGAAGTGCTTCTCCAGGAGGTTGACCACGGCGAAGGACAGGAAGGACGGCACGAGGGCCGTGCCCTTCTTGAAGACGTAGCCGCGGTCGAGGATCGTGCCGATGATCGACGCGTACGTCGACGGGCGGCCGATCTCGCGCTCTTCCAGCTCCTTGACCAGGGAGGCCTCGGTGTAGCGGGCCGGGGCCTTGGTGGCGTGCCCGTCGACCGTGATCTCCTCGGCGGACAGCGCGTCGCCCTCGGTGACCTGCGGCAGCCGGCGCTCGCGGTCGTCCAGCTCGGCGTTCGGGTCGTCGGCACCCTCGACATAGGCCTTCAGGAAGCCGTGGAAGGTGATCGTCTTGCCGGAGGCGTTGAACTCGACGTCCCGGCCGTCGGCGGCGGTGCCGCCGATCTTGACGGTCACGCTGTTGCCGGTCGCGTCCTTCATCTGGGAGGCGACGGTCCGCTTCCAGATCAGCTCGTAGAGCCGGAACTGGTCGCCGGTGAGGCCGGCCTCCGCGGGCGTGCGGAAACGATCACCCGACGGACGGATCGCCTCGTGCGCCTCCTGCGCGTTCTTCACCTTCGCGGCGTAGGTGCGCGGCTGCGGGGGGAGGTAGTCGGCGCCGTACAACTGGGTGACCTGCGCGCGGGCGGCTTTGACCGCCGTGTCGCTCAGCGTCGTGGAGTCCGTACGCATGTACGTGATGTAGCCGTTCTCGTACAGCTTCTGCGCGATCTGCATCGTCGCCTTCGCGCCGAAACCGAGCTTGCGGCTCGCCTCCTGCTGGAGCGTCGTCGTACGGAACGGGGCGTACGGCGAGCGGCGGTACGGCTTGGACTCGACGGACCGCACGGAGAAACGGGTGTTCTCCAGGGCGACGGCGAGGGCGCGGGCGTTCGCCTCGTCGAGGTGGAGGGTGTTCGCGCTCTTGATCTGTCCCAGGGAGTCGAAGTCGCGCCCCTGCGCGACCCGCCTGCCGTCGACGGTCTGGAGGCGGGCGACCAGCGTCGCCGGGTCCGACGGATCGCCCGCGCGGCCGGTGCCGAAGGTGCCCGTCAGGTCCCAGTACTCGGCGGAACGGAACGCGATGCGCTCGCGTTCCCGCTCCACCACGAGGCGGGTCGCGACGGACTGGACGCGGCCGGCCGACAGCCGCGGCATGACCTTCTTCCACAGGACCGGCGAGACCTCGTAGCCGTAGAGGCGGTCGAGGATGCGGCGGGTCTCCTGGGCGTCGACCAGCTTCTGGTTGAGCTGGCGCGGGTTGGCGACGGCCTCGCGGATCGCTTCCTTGGTGATCTCGTGGAAGACCATCCGCTTGACGGGGATCTTGGGCTTGAGGACCTCCTGGAGGTGCCAGGCGATCGCCTCGCCCTCCCGGTCCTCATCGGTGGCGAGGAACAGCTCGTCGGAGTCCTTCAGCAGGTCCTTGAGCTTCTTGACCTGCGCCTTCTTGTCGGCGTTGACCACATAGATCGGCTGGAAGTCATGGTCGACGTCCACACCGAGGCGGCGGACCTCACCGGTGTACTTCTCGGGCACCTCGGCGGCGCCGTTGGGGAGGTCGCGGATGTGCCCGACGCTCGCTTCGACGACGTAGCCGGGGCCGAGGTAGCCCTTGATCGTCTTCGCCTTGGCAGGCGACTCGACGATGACGAGTCGGCGGCCGCCCTGTGCGGTCTCGCTGGTCGGGGACAACTTCGCTCTTCTCTCCGGTCGACGCTGGGGCCTCCCCAGGCGTTCGTCCCGGGGGCACGGCGTACTGCTGGTCGTGTGACGCTGCGGAGTGTGACGCTACATCCCGCCCCCGTGTCAAACGGGAAAAGCTCACAACGGCCACTCGAACGGTAACCCGACTACCGCCATTCCTGCCGCCCGGACCGCCTGGCAGATCCCGCCCCCTGTCCGGAGCGTGATGCTCCCCTCACCCGGTGGACACGGCGCCGCCCTGTGTCAGAGGCGGGTCAGGCAGTACACGCCGAGGGCCAGCGCCACCGTCCCGGCCACGCTCGCGAGGGTGGCCGATGCGACCCGGCTCACACCGTCGGCCACCGGTTCCCGGCGCCGCAGACGGGTCCCGGTCCAGGCCAGCAGACCGGCTCCGAACAGGGCGAACACCATTGCGGCGAAGATCGCCGGCCCGCTCTCCATGCCCCGCCCACCTCTTCCGCGCCGCCCGGCCCTGCCCAGCGCCGGGAGGGTGGCACGCGCGGGAGACGGACAGGCGACACCGGGGTGAACGGAAGACCGACGAGCCACCGGATGTGCGTTCGGACACGTCGCCCCGGAATCCGGCACCCGTATTTTTCCGGCCCTTTTTCCCTCACGGTCCGGCCGGCCTCCCGGCGGCACCTCCACGTGGCCCGTGCCACCGGCATACGACGCCGCGCGCGCCCGCTCGGGACACGGCCCGCCCGTGCCCACGGCAGCGCGGGCACGGGCGTACGGCACCTGCCCGGCGCCGGCTCGCCGGGGCCCGCTCGCCCCGCCTGGCGCGCGCCTGCTCACCTGCCCGCGCGCGCCCCGGTCGGACTCGCTCCCCGCGTGCGCCCGCTCAGCGCACCGGCTCCAGGAAGCCCTGCTCCACCAGCAACCTGATCTGCGCCGGCGTCCGGTCGCGGAGCACCACCGGGTCATCGCCGACGAGCTGCGCGATGGCGTCCAGGATGCGGCCGGCGCTCAGCGTGCCGTCGCACACGCCCGCGAACCCGGCACCGACCGTGTCCACCTTGGTCGCCCGGCGCATCCCGCGGTGCTGACGCAGCACCACATGCTCCGGGTCCTCGGCACCGGGCAGCCCGACCTGCTCCTGGACCACCTCGACGGCGAGCCGGAAGTGGCTGTCCAACAGCGCCGCGTCATCGTGCGCCCGGAGATAGTCGAGGCGCTCGAAGTGCGCCCGGATCGCCTCACCGAGGGGCTGCTCGACCGGGTGCGGCCACTCCTCCACGGTGACGGACGGCTCGGCGGCCCCGGTGCGGCGCAGAGTGATCCAGCCGAAGCCGACCGCCCTGACCTTGCGCGCCTCGAACTCGTCGAGCCATGCGTCGTACCGCGTCTGGTACTCCGCCGGGTCCGCGCGGTGGTCACCGGCGTCCCGCAGCCACAGCTCGGCGTACTGCGTGATGTCCTGCACCTCGCGCTGCACGATCCAGGCGTCGCACCCGCGCGGCACCCACGACCTGAGCCTGTCCTGCCAGTCCTCCCCCGCCACGTGCTGCCAGTTCGCGAGGAACTGCGCGAACCCGCCCTCGGTCAGCCGTTCCCCCGCCTGCTGAACGAGCGAGCGGCACAGATCGTCCCCGCCCATGCCGCCGTCCCGGTAGGTCAGCCGGGCGCCGGGGGAGATCACGAACGGCGGGTTGGACACGATCAGGTCGAACGTCTCGTCGTCCCGGACCGGTGCGAACAGCGAACCCTCGCGGAGGTCGGCGGCGGGCGCCCCGGAGAGCGCCAGCGTGAGCGCCGTGATGTGCAGCGCGCGCGGGTTGAGATCGGTCGCCGTCACGCGCGTGGCGTGCTGGGCGGCGTGCAGCGCCTGGATACCGGAGCCGGTGCCGAGATCCAGGGCGGAGGCGACGGGCGTGCGGACGGTGATACCGGCGAGGGTCGTGGAGGCGCCGCCGACGCCCAGGACGACCCCCTCGTCGCGCTGCCCGATGCCACCCGCGCCGCCGACCGCGCACCCCAGGTCGGAGACGATGAACCAGTCCTCGCCGCCGGGGCCGCCGTACGGCCGTACGTCCACGGTGGCCGCCACCTCGTCGCCGCCCACGCGCGTGAGCCACCCGGCTGCCAGCGCCTCCCCGGCCGGCAGGATCGCCGCCACGCGCGCGTGGGGCACCGGCTGCTGGAGCAGGAACAGCCGTACGAGCGTTTCCAGCGGCGTGTCGCCGCGGGTCGCCCTGAGGGCGGGCACGGTCTCGCTGCGGGCCAGCGCCGCGTAGGCGGGGGCGCCGAGCAGGTCGAGCAGCCCGTCGGCGGTGAAGGAGGCGGCCAGCAGGGCGTCCCGCAGGCGCGCGGCGATGTCGGGCCGGTCGGAAGCGGGCAGGGGAGCGAGTCCGGAGTCAGTCACGTCCCCATTGTGGCCCGGGGCGGCTGCCCGGCCAGTTGCCGCGCGGACCGGCCGCCGGCGTCAGCCGGCCGTCCCCCGCGGCGTCGCCCCGGCCTTCCCGGACGCCGCCGGGACCTTGCAGCTAGGCTGCTCGGCCATCGCCGCCTTGACATCGCCCTGCTCCAGCCGCTTCAGCGCCTGGGTACCGCTGTTGCTCTGCTTGCCGACGTCTTCGGCCTGGGCGGCGGCGACGTCCTTGAGGCCCTTGGCGAACTTGCCCTGGTCCTTGGTGTCGAGCCCGTCGACCTTCTTCTTCAGGTCGACGTACGACGAGGACAGGCCGTCCAGGGTCTTGGCGGCGTCCTGCTGCCGCTTGGCGCCGTCGTCGATCCCGGGGGGCGCTCCGGCGTGACCGAGAGCGTCGGCGAGGGCCTTGTAGCCGTCGGCCAGGTCCTGGAAGGCCTGTGCGTAAGTCTTCTGGGCGCTCTTCGGCGGGAGGTTGCTGTCCGTGGCGATGGACGCGATCGACGCGTTGGCCGACCTGATCTTGGCATCCTGCGCGGGTACCGCGTCGCACACCTTCTTGGCCCAGGCGACCAGCTTCGGATCGGGCCCCTTGTCGTCGCCGCTGCTGCTGCAACCCGACAGTGCCACTACCAGTACCGCACCGCCGGACAGTGCGGCCGCGAGCTTCTTGTTCACCGGATCGGTCCCTTCCATGGCTCTCGGCCCCCGGAATCTACACGGCGGACGGCGGCCCTCCCTCAACCGGACGGACCCTGCACAGGCTTTTGTGACTATTCGCACCGTGGGAGAGAAGGCTCACGGCGTACGCGGGCGGACGGGAGGAAGCCGCCCGGCGACGCGTACGCGGGCGCACACGAAGCGGGCGGGCGGCGCGTCAGGACGCGTCACCCGCCCGCCCGTTGACCAGGCTTTCCCGGCGGTCTACGAAACCACGGCCGCGTCCGGTGAGTTGGCGGCCCGCCCGGTGTCCTCCTCGTCGCCGACGGCGATCCCGCGCCGCTTGGAGATGTAGACCGCGACGACGATCACCAGCAGGGCGAGGACCGCGACCGCGATCCGCACACCGAGGTTCCGGTCGTCGCCGTAGGAGAACCTGATCACCGCCGGCGCGATGAGCAACGACACCAGGTTCATGACCTTCAGCAGGGGATTGATCGCCGGACCGGCGGTGTCCTTGAAGGGGTCACCGACCGTGTCGCCGATCACCGTGGCCGCGTGGGCGTCGCTGCCCTTGCCGCCGTGGTGACCGTCCTCCACCAGCTTCTTGGCGTTGTCCCAGGCGCCGCCGGAGTTGGCGAGGAACACCGCCATCAGCGTGCCCGCGCCGATCGCGCCGGCGAGGTAGGCGCCGAGCGCGCCGACACCGAGCGTGAACCCGATGAAGATCGGCGCCATGACGGCGAGCAGACCGGGGGTGGCCAGCTCCCGCAGCGCGTCCTTGGTACAGATGTCGACGACCCGTCCGTACTCGGGCTTCTCGGTGTAGTCCATGATCCCGGGGTGCTCGCGGAACTGCCGCCGCACCTCGAACACCACCGACCCCGCCGACCGCGACACCGCGTTGATGGCCAGTCCCGAGAAGAGGAAGACGACCGCGGCGCCCGCGATGAGCCCGACGAGGTTGTTGGGCTGCGAGATGTCCATCGACAGGGTCAGCGGCGAGCCCGGCCCGCTGAGCGTCGCGCCGACGTCCCGCACGTTGGTGGTGATCGCGTCGCGGTACGACCCGAACAGCGCCGACGCGGCGAGGACGGCGGTGGCGATGGCGATGCCCTTGGTGATGGCCTTGGTGGTGTTGCCGACCGCGTCCAGGTTGGTGAGCACCTGGGCGCCCGCACCCTGGACGTCGCCGGACATCTCGGCGATGCCCTGCGCGTTGTCGGAGACCGGCCCGAACGTGTCCATGGCGACGATCACGCCGACCGTGGTGAGCAGTCCGGTGCCGGCCAGCGCCACCGCGAACAACGCCAGCATGATCGACGTACCGCCGAGCAGGAACGCGCCGTACACGCCGAGGCCGATGAGCAGCGCGGTGTAGACGGCCGATTCCAGGCCCAGCGAGATACCGGCGAGGACGACGGTGGCCGGACCGGTGAGGGAGGTCTTGCCGACGTCCCGCACCGGGCGGCGGTTGGTCTCGGTGAAGTAGCCGGTCAGTTGCTGGATGACGGCGGCGAGCAGGATGCCGATGGCCACCGCGACCAGCGCGAGGATCCGCGGATCGCCGCTCTTGCCCCTGATCGCCGCGTCGGTGACGCCGTCCAGGTCGGCGTACCGCCCCGGCAGGTAGACGAAGACGGCGACCGCGACCAGCACGAGGGAGATCGCCGCGGAGACGAAGAAGCCGCGGTTGATCGCCGTCAT contains:
- the topA gene encoding type I DNA topoisomerase, which codes for MSPTSETAQGGRRLVIVESPAKAKTIKGYLGPGYVVEASVGHIRDLPNGAAEVPEKYTGEVRRLGVDVDHDFQPIYVVNADKKAQVKKLKDLLKDSDELFLATDEDREGEAIAWHLQEVLKPKIPVKRMVFHEITKEAIREAVANPRQLNQKLVDAQETRRILDRLYGYEVSPVLWKKVMPRLSAGRVQSVATRLVVERERERIAFRSAEYWDLTGTFGTGRAGDPSDPATLVARLQTVDGRRVAQGRDFDSLGQIKSANTLHLDEANARALAVALENTRFSVRSVESKPYRRSPYAPFRTTTLQQEASRKLGFGAKATMQIAQKLYENGYITYMRTDSTTLSDTAVKAARAQVTQLYGADYLPPQPRTYAAKVKNAQEAHEAIRPSGDRFRTPAEAGLTGDQFRLYELIWKRTVASQMKDATGNSVTVKIGGTAADGRDVEFNASGKTITFHGFLKAYVEGADDPNAELDDRERRLPQVTEGDALSAEEITVDGHATKAPARYTEASLVKELEEREIGRPSTYASIIGTILDRGYVFKKGTALVPSFLSFAVVNLLEKHFGRLVDYDFTARMEDDLDRIARGEAQAVPWLKRFYFGEGNVTAVAADAGNGDGDHLGGLKELVTDLGAIDAREVSSFPVGNDIVLRVGRYGPYIERGEKDTEQHQRADIQDDLAPDELTVELAEELLAKPSGDFELGTDPATGHTIVAKDGRYGPYVTEVLPEGTPKTGKNAVKPRTASLFKSMALDTVTLDDALRLMSLPRVVGTDADGVEITAQNGRYGPYLKKGTDSRSLQTEDQLFTITLEEAQAIYAQPKQRGRAAAKPPLKELGEDPVSGKPVVVKDGRFGPYVTDGETNATLRSDDSVEAITPERGFELLAEKRAKAPAKKTAKKATAKKTAPAKKTAAKKTAAKKTTAATKKTTAKKTTAKKATVSGAAAPGTDG
- a CDS encoding N5-glutamine methyltransferase family protein produces the protein MTDSGLAPLPASDRPDIAARLRDALLAASFTADGLLDLLGAPAYAALARSETVPALRATRGDTPLETLVRLFLLQQPVPHARVAAILPAGEALAAGWLTRVGGDEVAATVDVRPYGGPGGEDWFIVSDLGCAVGGAGGIGQRDEGVVLGVGGASTTLAGITVRTPVASALDLGTGSGIQALHAAQHATRVTATDLNPRALHITALTLALSGAPAADLREGSLFAPVRDDETFDLIVSNPPFVISPGARLTYRDGGMGGDDLCRSLVQQAGERLTEGGFAQFLANWQHVAGEDWQDRLRSWVPRGCDAWIVQREVQDITQYAELWLRDAGDHRADPAEYQTRYDAWLDEFEARKVRAVGFGWITLRRTGAAEPSVTVEEWPHPVEQPLGEAIRAHFERLDYLRAHDDAALLDSHFRLAVEVVQEQVGLPGAEDPEHVVLRQHRGMRRATKVDTVGAGFAGVCDGTLSAGRILDAIAQLVGDDPVVLRDRTPAQIRLLVEQGFLEPVR
- a CDS encoding small secreted protein, which gives rise to MNKKLAAALSGGAVLVVALSGCSSSGDDKGPDPKLVAWAKKVCDAVPAQDAKIRSANASIASIATDSNLPPKSAQKTYAQAFQDLADGYKALADALGHAGAPPGIDDGAKRQQDAAKTLDGLSSSYVDLKKKVDGLDTKDQGKFAKGLKDVAAAQAEDVGKQSNSGTQALKRLEQGDVKAAMAEQPSCKVPAASGKAGATPRGTAG
- a CDS encoding sodium-translocating pyrophosphatase gives rise to the protein MAGLSTSRQLGHPTSLAAAVLTDDNRILVAVIAAVALAALAVAGVLVRQVLAAGEGTEGMKRIAEAVQEGAKAYLARQLRTLGAFAVVVFFLLMLLPADDWNQRAGRSVFFLIGAVFSATTGYIGMWLAVRSNVRVAAAAREATPAEGEPEKDLTTVSHTAMKIAFRTGGVVGMFTVGLGLLGASCVVLVYAADAPKVLEGFGLGAALIAMFMRVGGGIFTKAADVGADLVGKVEQGIPEDDPRNAATIADNVGDNVGDCAGMAADLFESYAVTLVAALILGKAAFGDSGLAFPLLVPAIGVLTAMAGIFAVAPRRADRSGMTAINRGFFVSAAISLVLVAVAVFVYLPGRYADLDGVTDAAIRGKSGDPRILALVAVAIGILLAAVIQQLTGYFTETNRRPVRDVGKTSLTGPATVVLAGISLGLESAVYTALLIGLGVYGAFLLGGTSIMLALFAVALAGTGLLTTVGVIVAMDTFGPVSDNAQGIAEMSGDVQGAGAQVLTNLDAVGNTTKAITKGIAIATAVLAASALFGSYRDAITTNVRDVGATLSGPGSPLTLSMDISQPNNLVGLIAGAAVVFLFSGLAINAVSRSAGSVVFEVRRQFREHPGIMDYTEKPEYGRVVDICTKDALRELATPGLLAVMAPIFIGFTLGVGALGAYLAGAIGAGTLMAVFLANSGGAWDNAKKLVEDGHHGGKGSDAHAATVIGDTVGDPFKDTAGPAINPLLKVMNLVSLLIAPAVIRFSYGDDRNLGVRIAVAVLALLVIVVAVYISKRRGIAVGDEEDTGRAANSPDAAVVS